The Pseudomonas sp. S06B 330 genome contains the following window.
GCTGTCACGGCTGGTGCCGTTCTTGTGCTTCCACACGACTTGGTTGGTGGTCAGGTCGATACCGGCCACATAACCCCAGGCAGGCGCCTGGCAAGGCACGCCCAGTGGCGACATGAACGGGTGCATGATCACTGCGTACGGGGCGCCGGTGTTCGGTTGCACACCACTGGTTTCGCTCTCACGCTTGCTGCCGGCGGCGACGTGCTCGCGTGGCACCATCTTCGAGACGAAGGCCATGTAGTTCGGCGAAGTGAAGAGCATCTGCCGGACGGGGTCGACCGAGACACTGCCCCAGTTGAACACGCCAACGTTACCCGGATAGACCAGGCTGCCCTGCAGCGACGGCGGGGTGTACTGGCCTTCGTAGCGCAATTCGCGGAACTGGATGCGGCAGAGCATCTGGTCGAACGGGCTGGCGCCCCACATGGCTTGTTCGGTCAGGTCCGGCCCGAGCAGGTTGAGGTCCGAGCGTGCTTGGGTCGGTGCGGTATGGTCGCCTTCGACAGCACCTTGCGGGGCAGGGATCTCGCGGATCGGCACGATCGGGGTGCCGTCACGACGGTCCAGCACATACAGGCTGCCCTGTTTGGTCGGGGCGATCAGCGCCGGTTTGACGCCATCGGCGGTCTTCAGGTCGAGCAGCGTCGGCTGGCTGCCGACGTCCATGTCCCACAGGTCGTGGTGGGTGAACTGGTAGTTCCAGCGTACCTTGCCGTTGGCCAGGTCGAGGGCGACGATACCGGCGCTGAATTTCTCGGCGCCAGGGGTGCGGTCAGCGCCCCACTGGTCAGGAGTCTGGTTGCCCAGGGGCAGGAAGACCATGCCCAGTTTCTCGTCGACACTGGCCAGCGACCACATGTTTGCCGAGTTGCGGCTGTAGGTCTTGCCCGGTGCCAGTGGTGCGGTGTCATCCGGGTTGTTGCTGTCCCAGTTCCACACCAGACGGCCATCGTGGACGTCGTAGGCACGAATCACCCCGGACGGTTCGTTGGTCGATTCGTTATCGGTGACATGACCACCGATGATCACCAGTTCACGGGTGATCGCCGCTGGCGAGGTGGAGTAGTAACCGCCAGCAGTGAACGGGCCGATGCCCGTGGTCAGGTCGATTACACCCTGGTTGCCAAAGCCTTCACAGACCTTGCCGGTGTCGGCGTTCAGGGCAATCAGGCGTGCGTCGGCGGTGGGCAGGTAAAGGCGACGCGGACAGCTGCGCGCAACGACCTGGCCTGCATCAGAGATCTTCGGCGCCGGGCTGCCGTCAACACTGACGTAGCTGTTTTCGTCATAGTACGAGACACCACGGCAGGTCATGTGGGCGAAGCCCTTGAAGCCGACCGGGCTCTTGATCTGTGGATCGAAGCGCCAGATTTCAGCGCCGGTGTCCGGGTCCAGGGCCAGCACCTTGCTGTGGGCCGTGCAGGCGTAGAGCATGCCGTTGACCTTAAGCGGGGTGTTCTGGTTGGTCAGTTCCACCGGGTCATTGTCGGTCGGCAGGTCACCGGTGCGGATGCGCCAGGCTTCCTGCAGCTTGTGCACGTTGTCCGGAGTGATTTGACGCAGCGGTGAATAGCGATCACCAAATTCGGTGCGGCCGTAAGCCTGCCAATCGCCATCGGGCATTTGCGGCGCAGTGCTACTCAGGCCGCTGCTGTCGCGACCCAGCTTGCCCTTGATTTCACCGGGATGGGTGAACTGGCTGGCCACCGCCGTTGCCCCCGAGAGGACCACGGCCAGGCTCAGCAGGGCGGGGTTGATCTTCGACGGATTGCCGCGCAGTGGGCGGCGTGCCCAAGGCAACAGCAGCACCACGCCGAGGGCGAACCACAGGGCCAGACGCGGCACCAGTTGCCACCAGTCCAGGCCCACTTCCCACAGCGCCCAGAGGGTGCTGCCCAGCAGTACCAGGCCATACAAGCCCAGGGCGTGACGGCGCAGGGCCAGCAGGAGGATGCCCGACAGGGCGAAGCCGATTCCGGCGATCAGGTAATACAGCGAGCCGCCAAGCTGGCTCAACTTGATACCGCCCGCCAGCAGGGCCAGGCCCATCAGCAGCAACAGCACGCC
Protein-coding sequences here:
- a CDS encoding glucose/quinate/shikimate family membrane-bound PQQ-dependent dehydrogenase, producing MSTEGALSRTRWLPRLIGVLLLLMGLALLAGGIKLSQLGGSLYYLIAGIGFALSGILLLALRRHALGLYGLVLLGSTLWALWEVGLDWWQLVPRLALWFALGVVLLLPWARRPLRGNPSKINPALLSLAVVLSGATAVASQFTHPGEIKGKLGRDSSGLSSTAPQMPDGDWQAYGRTEFGDRYSPLRQITPDNVHKLQEAWRIRTGDLPTDNDPVELTNQNTPLKVNGMLYACTAHSKVLALDPDTGAEIWRFDPQIKSPVGFKGFAHMTCRGVSYYDENSYVSVDGSPAPKISDAGQVVARSCPRRLYLPTADARLIALNADTGKVCEGFGNQGVIDLTTGIGPFTAGGYYSTSPAAITRELVIIGGHVTDNESTNEPSGVIRAYDVHDGRLVWNWDSNNPDDTAPLAPGKTYSRNSANMWSLASVDEKLGMVFLPLGNQTPDQWGADRTPGAEKFSAGIVALDLANGKVRWNYQFTHHDLWDMDVGSQPTLLDLKTADGVKPALIAPTKQGSLYVLDRRDGTPIVPIREIPAPQGAVEGDHTAPTQARSDLNLLGPDLTEQAMWGASPFDQMLCRIQFRELRYEGQYTPPSLQGSLVYPGNVGVFNWGSVSVDPVRQMLFTSPNYMAFVSKMVPREHVAAGSKRESETSGVQPNTGAPYAVIMHPFMSPLGVPCQAPAWGYVAGIDLTTNQVVWKHKNGTSRDSSPIPIGLPIGVPSMGGSIVTAGGLGFLSGTLDQYLRAYDSNTGKELWKSRLPAGGQATPMTYTGKDGKQYVLVTAGGHGSLGTKMGDYVIAYKLAE